The DNA sequence ctgtgaataactgaatccgtggtcatgctctaaggcaggggtgtccaaacattttggcaggaggaccgcatcatctctctgacactgcatgttggccaggaaaaaaaagttaatttacatgtaaaatttgaataaatttacagaaatgaatatattagagatggaacttatataaatgaatgaaggtcttgcaatagctcaaggcctataaaaggccttgcacaaaccaaggctggcctttcctttgctgccgttgctgcatcacagatgtgaaacagcaagcagtggagggagccctcgtcccacagctcatgtgtgAGAGCAAACAGTCGCCCACACGCctagagcagttgcattgggccagcacaggctccagagggctggaggctcattggagagtgggggctccccgcgggcctgtTTGGGAGTTCCTGATGGCTGCAAGTGAATGAAAGACACTCCAGCCCTAGTCTTTTTGGTGACATTGGGGTCCACAAGAACCTGACTGAAGAAACTGTAGGTGGGATACAATAGCATAACTAAGGGGGGGTCAGGGTACTTGGTCCCAGGCTGCACACCCGGGGGGCATCATTCACTGCCCCATCAGCAATCCCACCAGGCAACCTTCCTATATTCTTATTCCATGCAACTCAACAGCTTCCGAGCCACTTCCTTTGCATTTTGCTCTATCCTTAAGGGCTTGCAAGTCCCTCAGCACCCACACAACCGTTGCAGTCCCAGGACAGAAGTCTGTGTTGTTAGCTGCCACTCTCCCTCTTCCGTGCTCACTGCTGCCCACTTCCAAGTTCACTGTGTTTTTCCAGATCCTAGCCAGATGCCAGACTAACACTGTGCACCCAGCACTCCTCCAGAAGCCAAACTCCAGACCCACCAAGTGGCTTGGCAAGCCATGCAGCGCCAGAGGTGGCAACAATGTCGCACAGTCTCCTGGAATCACTTCCAGCCCCAACACCAAAGGTCGTTGGCCTCAACCCTCTGGACATGCCTCTGAGTGCAGTTCCTGCCCTCCACTCCACCAGTGCACTGAGTGCCAAGTTTTCAGGGCCACCAAGGCCCAGCCCACAAAGCAGCATGGCAAACCACTCCACAAAGCTGCCTAGGACAACCTCTGGCACTGACACTGAAGGCCATTGGCCCCGCCTCCTCTCGACATACCTCCAAGCAGGCTGTTGAGCAACATCTGCCCTGCCAGGGGTGCAACAAAGGTCTGGATGCTGTGACCAGTGGTTACGggagcagcaggggaggcaggaagaaCTCAGAGTGGCAAAAGGGCAGGCGCCCTTTTGAAGGGGTCCTTTTGAGTGAAGGGGTGAAGGAAGCGGTTGAGGAAGACATTATCCTCTaagttctttccagttttttaaaGGAGGGTGTTAAACTTATACGTATTGTGATTTTTTGTTCTTGATTTCTTAATTTCTCAGTTAATTCAATAAttacttaaattttatttcaTTGCCTGCAGAGACACCAACATTTTTTCTGCCTCCAGACTCTAGAtgccttagttacaccactggtgaGATATCTCGCATTATAACCAATGTGGACTCTTGGGCCCTACTCAGACCTCTTCCCTGACAGCCCCTCCTATCTGTCTGGCTTCCTTGTCCCTACCCAGTGCTACTCACCACCCTGCAGTGCTGTGGTCCATCACATGGAGCTCCAGAATGGCATTACAACTGGGATCAACAACACATTCAGAAAGGAGAAGAACATGAAAGGAGTTTACAAAACATGCCCATTTATTCAAAATCTCAGCAAAAAGCCAGGAGAAACAGCTCTGGGAGCACCGGTCATGTATGTCCCTTGGGCACAGGATGGGACACAACAGAGCCTCCAGCTGCagtcccagcccagccccctccTCAGGTACTCAGTGGCCCTGCAGGGGATAgccagggggtcctgggcagTCCCGGGGGGGCTGCTGAGTGCAGGGAGGCGCCTCCTGTCCCGCCACTCAGCCCAGCTCCTGCTCGCGCTCCTCCTCCGGCCCCAGAGCCTCTTTGCAGCCCGTCTCTGCGCAGGGCAGGAAGCTCCTTGCAgcgcctgctgcagcctctccagccccgGAAGGAAGGCTCGTCGCGCATCCTGGGAAGGGCACCGGGAGGCTCCTGGTCCTGCTGCGGTGGAGCTTCGGGAAGAGGCTGCTGCGCCCTCTGCCCCCCAGAGAGAGAAGGGGCGAGGGGGCTGCACTGGAGGGAGCCAGTCGCCCTCCGCTGCCCTCCCCCCGATGGGGAAGAGGCCCGCAGAGGAGTCCAGGGTAAGCCCCCAGCCAGGCTGCAGGAGGACGGGGGTGGAGGGCGATGGGCTGAGTGGCTGCTGGAGCGTCCTGGGTGGAGGTTCCCTGGGGGTGGAGGGCGATCGGGGGATTGTGAGGATGACCCCCAACCACCTGCTGGGAGGAGGGCTGAGAGCCCCAAGAGCTCCTTCTGCTGCCCCTGCGAAAGAACAAAGGAGGCGGCTGGAGGCAGCAGAGATTCTGGAAGCCTTTGGGGGACACAGAGGGATGGTGTTCGTGAGACAAGGactgacttactcctgagtagacatgccgaggACTGGGCTCTCCAAGAGAGGACTGTGCAAAGGACTTCGTTTGCAGTGGTGGCACCAGGGAATGAGTATCTAACATGGGATTATAGCGTTGGGAAGGGGcacaaaggtcatctagtcctccccctgcctgtagcaggaaatcctcctagagcggTGCTTCCCAAAagcactgggacgcacttttaaaaacaaccgTCTCTCTCGACCCACTGGACAAAAAATGATCTCAAAACAATATTGCATTGATTACTAATAATGATTTATTAATAATTGGGGGCTTTGCTCCCAAAGCTGCCAGAGACCTTGCGTATCatttgtgtgtagacatttgctaggctCTCCCTAGTAATGGGGTCCAGTGTTTGGTTTCCCCAAACCTTTTGCCACTCCAGGGCACAcaaaaggctgaactggagagcaagatgctcagttagggacttccaggccatgCCAAATTGGGTCTGCACTTGATCTATGAcgtgccaattactagagaaaatgggcaaatgtgacattttaatttgggggtatgaagattattTCAAACCACAAGTTTGCATTTCAGCTAACAGTTTTCTTCTGCAGATTGCCAAgggttacacaggcctacaaaattgagggtcagaaaagtttttccctaactttatggtggtttgatatgaatttggggtgccgattccaaaaatggcatctgttttgccctatcacgtctagttttggagatatagtatagcctcattagtgaatgattcaagcagcttcctcatgaggaagccatggtgtaggattcctcatgaggaagctgcttgaaccatttggATTTTTTGATCCAAAAATGGGATTTTCTTAGCCAGGACGGTGCAGTGTTTGGAAGTTAGATGCACAacacccaagttcaaatccccacttagtcatgaagcttcttgggtgacattgggccagtcactctctctctcagcctcacctacctcacagggttgttgtgagaacaaaagaagggaagcaaccatatacaccaccttgagctctttggaggaagggcagtataaatatgtgaaaaataaaaccatagtATAGAGTGGGTAAAGCCCCTTTAAATTAAACTGGAGCTGCAGCTCAATAAAAGAGCTGCATTCAGAAGGTCCAAGATTCAATCCTCTGTATCTCTAGTTAAAATGTCAGGGACAGACCCCTGCCTGAGATCCTGGAAACCTCCTGGCAATCAGAGTTCCTAGCACTGGGCTAGATGAATCAGTGGcctaatttaataataataataccaacaactaggtatttatataccacctttctggttattggattactcctctgactttattcaaggcggtttacataggcaggtgtttccaaatccctcaaggggatttttacaaacatagaggttctctctttcaagaaccaacaacatttcagaatggatcttcctggtttggtctcacttctggcctccggttctcccatgcaggctgacaagcagctccatctctcacatggagggcagccaagatgcttcttgctcacaccaagagcaggtggaatcactcagctgggcttatcagctgcttcaaggtcttgccattctcagccattcagggagctgctggtgtcctcaaactggcgaccttctgatgttatcttcgggctaacagaggctctaccctctagaccagacctcctgcccatttaatACCATTTAATTTAATACCAGGCATTCTCAAATACTTCAGatacttaagctgcaatcctaaccacacttccctgagagtaagccccattgaataaaataggacttacttctataaccaggagtagacctggttaggattgtgcccttgcccTTACAAGTGGAATAAAGATGACCTCATGATCAGGGTGTTGTGAGCTCAAACATGCAGTACGGCGCACTTTGAAGATCTGAAATGATTCAGTCCTCATGGCCATCTTCTGTAACAAAAATGCGCAGATTTCTTTTGCTTCTCAACTTCTTAGTGACTTCTGAGGATGTGGCCACCTGTTTTATGAAGGATCAACAAAGATCAGCTGAGTCCCAATGAGTGACCTTTAACATCATGCAGAAGGATCACAGGAACATGGCCTCATTAGGTAAGGGTTTACTAATTActctcccccttatttatttctgatAAATCAGGTACTTAGAAGATTAAGTTGGGGGGGCAGGCGTGGCCTGTCCCAAAGCACAAGGAAGATTCAAATCTGGAATGTGGTTCTAATTTTACTCAGCTCCTGAAACTGAACGACATACCCACTGAAGACTTGTTGATCAAATATTCAAGGGATACTTTTTCTAAAGAAAAGTGACTAAAGGGAATTTCTTTTCATAATCtatttttttaagtatcttgTAATAATTGTATTTAGTCTTTGTATCTCTGATTTTTAAGTTTTTGTTGAGTTCCACTAAGTGTCCAGCCTCAAGAAGAAGGAAATGAGATCTAACTAAACCATGTCCTTTCTGGTGATGATTCTGCACAAACCTAACCTACTTTCACCTGCAAGTGATCAACATTTGCTTGTTTcttgagttttccttctctttatcAGAGTTTCCTAATGTGACAATTAAGCTTGAAGCCGAAGAAGCGGCTTGGCTCCCAAATAACCAGGGATCAGAAGAAAGTGAGAGCTTCTCAGGTGCCCACTCAGATGTGGGGTAGGTTTTACTACACTGAAGGTGCACAAAGCAGGACTGCAAACTTCTGTTGTCAGGTCACCAACAGGATATCTGTAGCCTGCCTTCCCTGTCAACTACATAGTTGTACAGCTGGAATagaaggatgtggtgatggcgtctagcttggacgcctttaaaaggagattggacaagtttctggaggaaaaatccattatggggtacaagccatgatgtgtatgtgcaacctcctgattttagaaatgggctatgtcagaatgccagatgcaagggagggcaccagaatgaggtctcttgttttctggtgtgttccctggggcatttggtgggccgctgtgagatacaggaagttggagtagatgggcctatgacctgatccagtggggctgttcttatattcttatgtactCTGGAGCTTGGCAATGACCTCATCTCTGATCATTTTGAAGCTGCCACCCTAGAGCTCCATGCATGCCTGTCAAAAATTAGAGGGCACATTGTCTCCAACACTTTTTCAATGACTCCAAACATTTTCAAGGTCAGAATTCTGCACATTTTAGTGTGAATCtttctccaagcacttagaacagcttcacttcaaggcaagtgacccctcccttccccctgagcatgtgaaagaatgataatcactttgcattccttcccagagctgtgctctgtaTGAAAGGAGGGGGTCACTGGctcaaagtgaagcctttctaagcgcctggagagagactgactgatggattgtctgcctaatgcctctgtcttgcATCTCAAAgttaagcaaggctgtttttaaatagcctagcaaagggacattgctttttaaatggatgtactttaatgcaatttttgccatccacgttgagttctgggaactgaaccctcgAGATTCAACCTGTACCAAGGCTCAACCTGAAAAATACCtctaatgccattgtacaaatcgatggtaaggccacacctggagtattgtgtccagttctggtcaccacatctcaaaaaggatacaggtTGAAtttgtaagtaagtgtaaagtaatgcacattggggcaaaaaaccaaaatttcACATACAGGTCCAACTtcgttatacacggattttttatacatggatttgaatcAGCAcagatggccactgcaaatgagaaggtaTGTGCGGAtcactggagaagaggaaaaattcatccttttaaaatcacaattttaaaaaactgcttttcttactgttgtagagagacagccaTGCAAAcaattacagatataacctaattatccacaaatttttctatctcaagacaatgagaagggccctttaaattaaaggaaaacagttctttagCCTCATTAATgctagagagggcagctggctgacaatccatcaatcattctccaggcagcttcactccaagacccctcccttcctccatgtACTTTCATgagtacatgaaagaaagatactttgcttTGGTTAAAGGAGGGGTCTGTGGGGCAGCCTTTCAAAGCacctgattgttggattgtcttcttaatgactctattttacatcacaaaggtcagcaccAGCAAAGGGActtcgttttttaaattgatttgctttagtgccaTCCATCCATGTGAGTTGTGAGTTCTGAGAAGGGAATCCtctcgaataatgagactcaacctgtatatcctttttgagatgtggcaaccagaactgcacacaatactccaggtatctCACTAGCCTGGGCCTCCCAATACCTTATAAAGAATTTAAAacgttacttctggtttcttggcGAAACCGGATGTTGCTTTTTTTTAGCTTCTGAGCTTGGCAGGGGTTAGGGACAAGCTCAGAGGtccctccagagccaaggggagaatggaacccctgcggataagaCGGCATGCCTTTACTTCTTTTCCCTTGGGAATGAGCTCTGTGTACAGCCAGCAAATTGTTATTCCCTCTCCTTGTCCAACATATGGAGAGCCTTGGTTGGGTTGGATTCAGTAAGCACTCCTATACAGACATATGGCATACCATATTCCTTAGACCTGTTTCTTTGCTTCCCATGCAGGCTTTTCTGTTCCCAAATCAGAAGTGATCCATGGAGGTGGTCCATGGATTCCAGAGCCCATTTCAGAACAGAGAGAGATCCTGCCAGATTACAGCTCAGGTGAAGGTACAAACTGTTAGAACTAGACTTTTCTTGCCTGTTCTGAAGTTATAACCTCTCAAGAGGTCAAGAAAAGGTTGGAGGGGCTTGAAGTCAAACTGAtaggggaggaggaggtgctagTTGAGCTTTTTGCCTGTTTATCACTGGTCATCTTTCTGCTCATCCTCTCATTTTCCCTGCTTGTCTGCCTCTCAACTGGTAAGGAAGGTTAGCTAGGAGAAAAGAGAGAATCAGAGCTACACCCAGAGAAAGAAAAGGCTCAGCCTGTATTTGCTGAGTCGTTCCCTAGCAGAATGACTTCAAGAGCTTCCAACTTTgcttacttattttttttaacgTTTTTAGAGAAATGAATTTTATGCTGTTATTAATTAACATATTAGGTAATTCAAGTACagttaaaaaaatttcaaaatacaATAAACACTTCTGACTTTTTATGAATTCTGAAGACAACTAAAATTATTGCTGATCTTTATAAAATCCTGCACTGTGGTCTttaggtgtccattgcaatgtatcatgtgtatttgacaagactagtgTAGATTGCCCTAGCATGGGGGCTTattaggtgcagggcccaattgggagcaattgctcCAGTTcacttaaagccagccctgcctctggcttgGAGCCTTGGTCGActcctccttccctgcaaccCTGTCTTGGCTCCTTATTAATGCTGGCTAGCAGGTAAAGGGAATGTGAGTCTCTCTGGGTATGGAGTGGGGCTAGTTTTTTAGGGGAGTGAGGCTTGACTAGAGCCAGGTGCTCTTGCTCCTGGGGTTCTTTCCTCCATCCTAGTGGCAGGGATTGGTTCTGGGTCCTGCGCTAATTCAgttggctcttcctcctccttgggcTCCATATCTCAGTGGCAGCTTGGAGCAGCGTTCATGCTACTGTGGAATTTGTTCAGCTTTGGCTGACATCCACACCTGGCAGTTAAAGCATCACTTCTGACCTCCGTCGTGCATCTTGTCTCTGATCAGAACTTCCCGACGTGATAATAAAGCTGGAACAGGATGAGGAACCATGTGATCCATACTACCGGGGGTCAAAGGATTGTGGGATGTTCCAAGGGGTCCGCTCAGGTGAGCAAGATTAAATGAATTCAGGGTCTCTTGGTGCTTCCACTAACATAGAAATGGTGCATGCAAACCAAGGGagcattctgtctccaacagcAGACAACCAGATGCTTGCCGTAAGCTCTCATTAAGCCAAAAGTCTTTCCCTGTCATTCCCagtatctggtattcagaggtacatgatctctgaacctggaggttccatctCACCAACCATCAACCTCCACTGATGATCAAAATAGCTAAAACCACAATttgtaggaataccatcatgttatatacctttcAATGCATaacttacagcagaatgcaatgaaataaaccgcattgaaacatctgtgttctatcaaaagctgtgGCCGAaaatccagaaaaggaaaacacaattgccttatgtcacaaacagtaggttttcttaactcaaaacagagcAATGAGttagtgttctgagagctaatgaggtgttgctatgacatagcatggaaccaataagatgttgttatgagtcagctcccttttccatgtatcagagctaatactcaaactcccattcagttgtgtgagtgtcatcaagttggccgctTTTCTTTGTTGgatactgattggttgggtaacctgtactcctctagagtaaaataaataaagttaatggaggtgacaccatgagttgTGTCATGTGACACCAACTGTAATGATGCCTTTGGTGGGAAGTTGggtattgttgttgttgtacactggcttagatgacttgtAAAGTGGagtctaaacattcatggtggacaaTAGTCTATCAGTGATAATTAACTGTGATGGCTATGTTGAACCTCCACATGCAGGGACAGTATATCACTGACTATTATATAAATGAGTTACTACTATAAATACTATACTACTATAAATAGTTACAACTATGGGCAGGGGTCGGCACTGTCATTCATACCTTGCTTGTTGgtaaatattcattgcatttattttctggccattattggtatttatttcatgtcatgactattgttatttctcagcctcatggttgttgtgagaaccaaagaaggggaggaaccatgctcaccaccctgagctccttagaggaagggtggtataaaaaaataattatgctTTATTAggaggtgacaaaaatttatggatgccaggtgtcaaatgaccttgctatgccactgagtctaGTCTTCTTAGCCAGGAATTGGGGTGATTGCTGGAACTTACCAGTGTTAGCATAGAGAAGGAAAGGTTCTCTCCCCACTCCTCCAGCCAGgactggatctgcaccagccatcgCCACATTCTTCCATCAGTCTGTCCAGTCTCCCTTGCAGCTGTCACCACAATGAGGAGAAAGGAACTCAAACCAGGACACCCAGGATGAACATGTGTATGAGAGGAAAAAACCTCTTACAGTTCTCATCTTTTCTCTTCCTAACAGGTAGTGAAGAAACAGAGTCCCTGCAAGCCAAGCCATCACGTCCTTGTGGAGGAGCAGAAATGGCTGCCAAtcatccaggccaggtaagggagATGAGCTGTGCCCAGCTTGAGTCTCTCCTCCTACCTTGCAGGGGTGTTTCCAGTTCTAGTTACTACCAGATGGCAAAAGAAAAAAGGCCATCCGCATTCTTGCAGCACGGTTCTGTGCACCACCTGGAAACACAGATTCTCCTTGCTTGTGGGCAGTTCTCTTTGGGGACTGTAGGCAGAACCTGGGATGACATGCTGATGAGGattctctccttttcctttcagAGCCCCATTTCATTTGTGGAGGTCGCTGTGTACttcagcagtgcagagtgggctctgctggatcaacACCAAAGAAGCCTGTATGAAGCTGTCACAATGGACAATTATGAGAATGTgacctttgtaggtaaggagggtcCTTTGGCCCGTAATTTATAGATGCCCCATGTGGGAGTCTTTCCTGCATTGGATGTTGGCATGAGGAGTTGATGGCTAGACTGCGAAGCCTGATGGCACCTCATCGTCCCCTTCTGGCCCAGCACTGATCAAGAGTCTCTTGAGAAGGAGAGTAGCCCCAAATTGGGGACGTTGTGCCATGAAGTGGCTGGAAGCCTTTGTGCCTCTTGTCCTTTAGCTGCCTTTTGGAAGAGGTGGGCATCTCTCAGAGCACCCTGCATCCTGTGTTTGGGTTCTGTTACCTTTGGCCTGGATTTAGAGTAACAAACTGAAACTGAATAGACACAGAGGACAGGCCATTTGGGAAAAGAGGTGGCTCCTTTCCTAAATCCTAGTCGCCCCCACCCCTGAAAGAAGCAGTGCACAATCTGGGTGTGCTTTTAGACTctgagggttgcaaacatgtcgtaaggcacgtttgcgcctcctcaggaggagcTGGGCCGGTGCTCCAagtgcggaggctgacggaagcctccgtgCTAGCTTCCTCCCAGCGCCTTGCCTCGGCTTGAATGTGCCgacgcaaggacgaaaggtagacGGGGAGGAGGCACGAGGGAGGCGCTCCTGTGTGGGGAGAGGACGGGCAGTGGGCGGCTCCAGGGGCGGGGAGcgggagacggggctgggatccagcaattatgcccccgttcctggggagaacagagtggcttgaagccacctcaagaggtggcgcaagtctgaggagacccataggcaccagcggcccttaccctggtttccccttgcctctggctgagccacttttggccacAAACCAGCACTTGAGCcaatcctcttggcttgcctgctccagtgcaggataggattactCCCTTAGTTTGCTCGTGGATGCCAAGGTGTCATCTGTAACCTGGATGAAGATGCCTCACAACTTCCCTAAATCAGAAATGTCTTTTTCTTCACTAGaggctttctccctccctccctccctccctcccaacataCATTAATGAGGCCACTTGCAGGTACAGGTGGACGTGGCTTTTCTGGGCCCAACCTCTGAtttcaaaaaaaagttttattatgACATCCCCAACTAGCTGGACTTTCTGCCTTTGACTGCTTATTGCATTTCTCTCTTTCATTCAGCAGCATCGGTTTCAAACCAGTGTGGAACAAAGATGCCACAGGCTTGTTCTTCACAGCAAAGAGACCACTCAATGGAGAAACCCTGTCCAGGCCAGGAGAATGGAAAGAGCTTCAAACAGAGTATTATCCATCGAAGAACTCattcaggggagaaaccctttaagtgccatgagtgtggaaaaagcttcagacAAAGTAGTATACTTAGGATCCATCAGAGaaatcacacaggggagaaaccctatacgtgccaggagtgtggaaaaagtTTCATTTACAGCTGGTTCCTTTTAATCCACCAGAGAACtcatacaggagagaaaccctacacatgccaggagtgtggaaagagcttcagtaagaatGAGAAACTTACTAACCACcggagaattcacacaggggagaaaccctatacatgccaggagtgtggaaagagcttcattcagagtGGACAGCTAACAGCGCACATGAGAACTCATTCAGAAGAGAGACCCTACacatgccaggaatgtggaaagagcttccgtctAAGTAGTACACTTAGGAACCATCGGATAATCCACACAGGGGTCAAACCCTTCACATGtgaggagtgtggaaagagcttccgtctAAATAGTACCCTGAAGGGCCATCAgataacccacacaggggaaaaaccttttacatgccaagagtgtggaaagagcttcagacaaCGTAGTACACTTAAGgttcatcagagaacccacactggggagaaaccctacacgtgccaggagtgtggaaagggctaCATTTCCAGCAGCAACCTTAAAATCCATCACCGAAAACACATGAGCACAAACCCTATATGTGCCATGAgtttggaaagagcttcagtgagagggGTAAACTTACCTCCCACTGGAGAATTcgtacaggagagaaaccctctACACGTCAGCAGTGTGGAAGAGTTTCACTCAGAGGTGTCATCTTACAACGCACCAGAGAAATTCTGGGAAGAAACCCAGCACATGCCAGGATTGTGGAAAGGGCCACATTTCCAGCAGCAACCTTAAAATCCATCACCGAAAACACATGAGCAAAAACCCTATATGTGCCATGAGTTTGGA is a window from the Tiliqua scincoides isolate rTilSci1 chromosome 2, rTilSci1.hap2, whole genome shotgun sequence genome containing:
- the LOC136640436 gene encoding zinc finger protein ZFP2-like, translated to MQKDHRNMASLGFSVPKSEVIHGGGPWIPEPISEQREILPDYSSGEELPDVIIKLEQDEEPCDPYYRGSKDCGMFQGVRSGSEETESLQAKPSRPCGGAEMAANHPGQSPISFVEVAVYFSSAEWALLDQHQRSLYEAVTMDNYENVTFVAASVSNQCGTKMPQACSSQQRDHSMEKPCPGQENGKSFKQSIIHRRTHSGEKPFKCHECGKSFRQSSILRIHQRNHTGEKPYTCQECGKSFIYSWFLLIHQRTHTGEKPYTCQECGKSFSKNEKLTNHRRIHTGEKPYTCQECGKSFIQSGQLTAHMRTHSEERPYTCQECGKSFRLSSTLRNHRIIHTGVKPFTCEECGKSFRLNSTLKGHQITHTGEKPFTCQECGKSFRQRSTLKVHQRTHTGEKPYTCQECGKGYISSSNLKIHHRKHMSTNPICAMSLERASVRGVNLPPTGEFVQERNPLHVSSVEEFHSEVSSYNAPEKFWEETQHMPGLWKGPHFQQQP